The sequence AGATAAACAGGATTAGTTTTTTGCAAATTTACAAACTCTTAAGACTGTGGGCTTAGCGATTGTAACAATATTACTTAAATACAAAATATATCTAAATGGACTTCAATTCGAAATTTGAAATCGGTATAAAAAAGATTATGTTATTTTAAGCAGCGAATGAACATTATAAAAGTTTTGATAAGTTCTTGGCTTTGCTGTCGCTTAAGGATCCTTATAGCTTTTTATTGTTTGAACACAAGTGAGGTTCAAAAGGTCTTGAATTATCAATGCTGCTGGTCTTAGAACTTATAAAACTTGAATCTGGCAAATGAGTGTTCAAAATAACACAAGTTCATTTTACAAATCGAAGTTAAAAGCAGATGTTCCTTGACATATGATATTCCAAAATATATAATCTTAGTAGTATTGTGAAAAGATATGACTCTAGTTCATATATAAGCTGGCATAAGGGGGTGTTTTTATTGCTACAGACATATCAGCCGAAAAAAAGGCAAAGAAAAAAAGAGCATGGTTTCAGGAAGAGAATGAGGACTTTAGATGGCAGGCATGTTTTACAGAGAAGAAGAAGAAAAGGAAGAAAAAGATTAACAGTGTAAGGCCGCATAATGTGGCCTTATTCTGTAATGGCCATATTCCGGAGGATTAAACTTACCAATGAATAAAGCTGAAAAATTAAAAAAAAGTTATGAATTCAAAGCAGTATATAATAAGGGTAAAGTATATTCAAATAATCTGTTGGTATTATATATTGTAAAGAATAATGCGGGTTATAACAAAGCGGGATTTTCTGTAAGCAAAAAGGTCGGAAAAAGCGTAGTGAGGAATAAAGTCAGGCGCAGGATAAGAGAATGCTATAGATTAAATAGTAATAGACTTAAGAGCGGATATAATATGGTTTTTATATCGAGAGTACAGGCAAGAGGAGCCTTATACAGGGAAATAGAAAATGCGATGATATCGTTGTTTAAAAAAGCTTTGGTCTGG comes from Clostridiales bacterium and encodes:
- the rpmH gene encoding 50S ribosomal protein L34; translation: MLQTYQPKKRQRKKEHGFRKRMRTLDGRHVLQRRRRKGRKRLTV
- the rnpA gene encoding ribonuclease P protein component, coding for MNKAEKLKKSYEFKAVYNKGKVYSNNLLVLYIVKNNAGYNKAGFSVSKKVGKSVVRNKVRRRIRECYRLNSNRLKSGYNMVFISRVQARGALYREIENAMISLFKKALVWNCEE